In Pseudomonas fluorescens, one genomic interval encodes:
- a CDS encoding AraC family transcriptional regulator: MTSFDRFQSPPDADMEKQRAELAAIIRRNTTDDGSYQTAIGSLFMSRHTQSHDFAPVLAQPALCIMAQGRKEVRLADEFFNYDPLNYLVVSVSMPLSGRVVNVSPEDPILAVRLDIDPAEITALIADAGPMGVPTRPTGRGLYVEKIDSAMLDAVLRLARLLDAPKDIAMLAPLIRREILYRLLRSPQGHRLYEIAIANSQSHRISQAIKWLNGNFEQPLRIDDLAKEVNLSVSTLHHRFKAMTAMSPLQYQKQLRLQEARRLMLAEGLEASAAGYRVGYESPSQFSREYSRLFGAPPLRDLARLRQSV; the protein is encoded by the coding sequence ATGACGTCATTCGATCGTTTCCAGTCTCCGCCCGATGCCGACATGGAAAAACAGCGTGCAGAACTCGCGGCGATCATCCGCCGCAACACCACGGACGACGGCAGTTACCAGACCGCCATCGGCTCGCTGTTCATGTCGCGCCATACCCAGTCCCATGACTTCGCCCCGGTACTTGCGCAACCGGCGCTGTGCATCATGGCCCAGGGCCGCAAAGAGGTGCGCCTGGCGGATGAGTTCTTCAATTACGACCCGCTGAATTATCTGGTGGTCTCGGTCTCGATGCCGCTCAGCGGACGGGTGGTGAATGTCTCGCCGGAGGATCCGATTCTCGCCGTGCGCCTGGACATCGACCCCGCGGAAATCACTGCACTGATCGCCGACGCTGGGCCGATGGGCGTGCCGACCCGACCGACCGGGCGCGGCCTGTATGTGGAAAAGATCGACAGCGCGATGCTCGACGCGGTGTTGCGTCTGGCGCGACTGCTGGATGCGCCGAAAGACATCGCCATGCTCGCGCCGCTGATTCGCCGGGAGATTCTTTATCGCCTGCTGCGCAGTCCGCAGGGCCATCGCTTGTATGAAATCGCGATTGCCAACAGCCAGAGCCACCGCATCAGCCAGGCGATCAAATGGCTCAACGGCAACTTCGAACAGCCGCTGCGCATCGATGATCTGGCGAAAGAAGTCAACCTCAGCGTTTCAACCCTGCATCACCGCTTCAAGGCAATGACCGCGATGAGTCCGTTGCAGTACCAGAAGCAATTGCGCCTGCAGGAAGCGCGGCGCCTGATGCTGGCCGAAGGGCTGGAAGCGTCGGCGGCGGGCTATCGCGTGGGCTATGAAAGCCCGTCGCAGTTCAGCCGCGAGTACAGCCGCTTGTTTGGTGCACCGCCGTTAAGGGATCTGGCGCGGTTGCGGCAGTCGGTCTGA
- a CDS encoding ABC transporter permease, with the protein MEHQSLTQPVGAADVRPARGISPTARAWFFLTPSMLFLGVLIAASLLVLRMSVGTKGAEWSGFSLASYAQLLEPYYLKSLLLTLRLALISAVIAVLLAIPVAYTMSRLTSPFVRRIFLAAVLLPLLVNLLLQSYGWLVILGPGGMLNQTLMGLGLIKRPIMLLYNQNGVLMGLVQTAFPLAVLPIASAMRGVARTYEEAAATLGASRFQVFRQVVLPMSLPGIITGATLVFAYNASSFVVPLLLGGRRVPMLAVMVHDQIAPLMNWPAASAAGVVLIVTTLAIMTLSEYITGRRRRLLEASQ; encoded by the coding sequence ATGGAACATCAATCCCTGACCCAACCGGTTGGCGCCGCTGACGTGCGCCCGGCGCGCGGTATTTCGCCGACCGCCCGGGCGTGGTTTTTCCTCACGCCGTCGATGCTGTTTCTCGGTGTGCTGATCGCGGCCAGCCTGCTGGTGCTGCGCATGAGCGTCGGCACTAAAGGCGCGGAATGGAGCGGGTTCAGCCTCGCCAGCTACGCGCAATTGCTCGAACCCTACTATCTGAAATCCCTGCTGCTGACCCTGCGTCTGGCGCTGATCAGTGCAGTGATCGCGGTGCTGCTGGCGATCCCGGTGGCGTACACCATGTCACGGCTGACCTCGCCGTTCGTGCGGCGGATCTTCCTTGCCGCAGTGTTGCTGCCGCTGCTGGTCAACCTGCTGCTGCAAAGCTACGGCTGGCTGGTGATTCTCGGCCCGGGCGGGATGCTCAACCAGACGCTGATGGGCCTGGGCCTGATCAAGCGCCCGATCATGCTGCTGTACAACCAGAACGGCGTGCTGATGGGCCTGGTGCAGACCGCGTTCCCATTGGCCGTGCTGCCGATTGCCAGCGCCATGCGTGGTGTTGCGCGTACCTACGAAGAGGCGGCGGCGACACTGGGCGCCAGTCGTTTTCAGGTGTTCCGTCAGGTGGTGTTGCCGATGAGTCTGCCGGGGATCATCACCGGGGCGACGCTGGTGTTCGCCTACAACGCCAGCAGTTTTGTCGTGCCGTTGCTGCTCGGTGGCCGCCGTGTGCCGATGCTCGCGGTGATGGTGCATGACCAGATCGCGCCGCTGATGAACTGGCCCGCGGCATCGGCGGCCGGGGTGGTGCTGATCGTCACCACGCTGGCGATCATGACCCTGTCTGAATACATCACCGGCCGTCGTCGGCGTCTGCTGGAGGCTTCGCAATGA
- a CDS encoding LysR substrate-binding domain-containing protein gives MKRLPPLPALHTFLITAQCCNFTRAAEQLHITQGAVSRQIAGLEAHLGYELFIRLARGLELTAEGREWLPRVEKIFGLISEATEQIGRKRQTLQLKAPSCVMRWLVPRLLQWQKERPDVPVKLTTTLAHGVDFQREQFDAAVIYGTPPDNSSTALHLFDEQLTPVCSPALLKGPPALSEPADLQQHLLLHPTRDTQDWTVWLTAAELQLSNVNMGQHFETLDQAMSMASHGTGVAIGDWSLIGDDLRAGRLVMPFDLKVKTGLGYYVVMPQGGEASPQLEELMIWLVEQAHTR, from the coding sequence ATGAAACGACTGCCTCCCCTGCCCGCCCTGCACACGTTTCTGATTACTGCGCAGTGCTGCAACTTCACCCGGGCGGCCGAGCAGTTGCACATCACTCAGGGCGCGGTGAGCCGGCAGATTGCCGGGCTGGAAGCTCATCTGGGGTATGAGTTGTTCATCCGTCTGGCCCGAGGCCTGGAGCTGACCGCCGAAGGACGCGAATGGCTGCCACGGGTGGAAAAGATCTTCGGCCTGATCAGCGAGGCCACCGAGCAGATCGGTCGCAAGCGGCAAACCCTGCAACTCAAGGCGCCCAGCTGCGTGATGCGCTGGCTGGTGCCGCGCCTGCTGCAATGGCAAAAGGAACGCCCGGACGTGCCGGTCAAACTGACCACCACGCTGGCCCATGGCGTCGACTTCCAGCGCGAGCAATTCGATGCGGCGGTGATCTACGGCACGCCGCCGGACAACTCCTCGACCGCGCTGCATCTGTTCGATGAGCAACTGACACCGGTCTGCTCGCCAGCATTATTGAAAGGCCCACCGGCGCTGAGCGAACCGGCCGATCTGCAACAGCATCTGCTGCTGCATCCGACCCGCGACACCCAGGACTGGACGGTGTGGCTGACCGCCGCCGAATTGCAGTTGAGCAACGTCAACATGGGGCAACATTTCGAGACGCTGGATCAGGCGATGTCGATGGCGTCGCATGGGACGGGTGTGGCGATTGGCGACTGGTCGCTGATCGGCGATGACCTGCGCGCCGGACGGCTGGTGATGCCGTTTGATCTGAAGGTGAAGACGGGGCTGGGCTACTACGTGGTGATGCCACAAGGCGGCGAGGCGTCGCCGCAATTGGAGGAATTGATGATCTGGCTGGTGGAACAGGCGCATACCCGCTGA
- a CDS encoding 5-guanidino-2-oxopentanoate decarboxylase has protein sequence MATCGEVLVKLLEDYGVEQVFGIPGVHTVELYRGLARSSINHVTPRHEQGAGFMADGYARTSGKPGVCFIITGPGMTNITTAMGQAYADSIPMLVISSVQTRSQLGGGRGKLHELPNQSALVGGVAAFSHTLMSAAELPGVLARAFALFQAGRPRPVHIEIPLDVLVEEADELLASVPVHIDRAGAAPAAVRRMSELLAGARRPLILAGGGAIDAAAELTELAELLDAPVALTINAKGMLPSSHPLLIGSTQSLVATRALVADADVVLAIGTELAETDYDVTFAGGFEIPGKLLRIDIDADQTVRNYPPHVALVADSRNAAQALLGALSQQALAERRNDWGQVRAARLRDELAATWDAPTLAQTRFLETVLHELPDAVFVGDSTQPVYTGNLTFNPERPRRWFNSSTGYGTLGYALPAAIGAWLGGSVEGGARPPVVCLIGDGGLQFTLPELASAVEARTPVIILLWNNQGYEEIKKYMVNRAIEPVGVDIYTPDFIGVANALGCAAEAISSVEQLRGALRAATDRQGPTLIEIDQNQWMQAVAR, from the coding sequence ATGGCGACGTGTGGCGAAGTACTGGTCAAGTTACTCGAGGATTACGGGGTCGAGCAGGTGTTCGGTATTCCCGGGGTGCACACCGTGGAACTGTATCGCGGGCTGGCCCGTTCGAGCATCAACCACGTCACTCCACGGCACGAGCAGGGCGCCGGATTCATGGCTGACGGCTATGCGCGCACCAGCGGCAAACCGGGTGTGTGCTTTATCATCACCGGCCCGGGCATGACCAACATCACCACCGCGATGGGCCAGGCCTACGCCGACTCGATCCCGATGCTGGTGATCTCCAGCGTGCAGACCCGCAGCCAGTTGGGTGGCGGTCGCGGCAAGCTCCACGAGTTGCCGAACCAGAGCGCGCTGGTCGGCGGCGTCGCGGCGTTCTCCCACACCCTGATGTCGGCGGCGGAATTGCCCGGCGTGCTGGCCCGTGCTTTCGCACTGTTTCAGGCCGGGCGTCCGCGTCCGGTGCACATCGAGATTCCGCTGGATGTTTTGGTAGAAGAGGCTGATGAGCTGCTCGCCAGCGTTCCGGTGCACATCGACCGCGCCGGGGCTGCACCAGCAGCCGTACGGCGCATGAGCGAGTTGCTGGCCGGCGCTCGGCGTCCGTTGATCCTCGCCGGTGGCGGCGCCATCGATGCCGCCGCCGAACTCACCGAACTGGCCGAGTTGCTCGACGCCCCGGTGGCGCTGACCATCAACGCCAAAGGCATGTTGCCCTCCAGCCATCCGCTGCTGATCGGCTCGACACAAAGCCTGGTCGCCACTCGCGCACTGGTGGCCGATGCCGACGTGGTGCTGGCGATCGGTACCGAACTGGCCGAAACCGATTACGACGTGACCTTCGCCGGCGGCTTTGAAATCCCCGGCAAGTTGCTGCGCATCGACATCGACGCCGATCAGACCGTGCGCAACTATCCGCCGCACGTGGCCTTGGTCGCCGACTCGCGCAACGCTGCACAAGCGCTGCTCGGCGCACTGTCGCAGCAGGCGCTGGCCGAGCGGCGCAATGATTGGGGTCAGGTGCGGGCAGCGCGTCTGCGCGATGAACTGGCCGCGACCTGGGATGCGCCAACCCTGGCCCAGACCCGTTTTCTGGAAACCGTGCTGCACGAATTGCCGGACGCAGTATTCGTCGGCGACTCCACACAACCGGTGTACACCGGTAACCTCACCTTCAACCCGGAGCGACCACGGCGCTGGTTCAACTCGTCCACCGGTTACGGCACCCTCGGTTACGCCTTGCCGGCGGCGATTGGCGCGTGGCTTGGCGGCAGCGTCGAGGGCGGCGCTCGTCCACCCGTGGTGTGCCTGATCGGCGACGGTGGCTTGCAGTTCACCCTGCCGGAACTGGCCAGCGCGGTTGAAGCGCGCACGCCGGTGATCATCCTGCTGTGGAATAACCAGGGCTACGAAGAGATCAAAAAATACATGGTCAACCGCGCCATCGAACCGGTCGGCGTCGACATCTACACCCCGGACTTCATCGGCGTTGCCAACGCGTTGGGGTGCGCCGCCGAAGCGATCAGCTCGGTCGAACAACTGCGCGGCGCGCTGCGTGCCGCCACTGATCGTCAGGGCCCGACCCTGATCGAAATCGACCAGAACCAATGGATGCAGGCGGTGGCCCGATGA
- a CDS encoding MBL fold metallo-hydrolase, translating to MIGFTTLKRVLLATATLGFAAHAAAANLTLDVYNPGTNAIFPVTSVLVSGEKDAILVDAQFGKAQAEQVVEKIRASGKHLTTIYISHGDPDYYFGLDTLTQAFPDAEVLASQPTVDHINKTVAGKLAFWGPKMGADVPAKTIVPGVLKGDSLMLEGQKLQVVGLEGKQPDRSFVWIPSLKAVVGGVVVAENIHVWMADTQTAQSHADWLQTLHSIETLKPKTVVPGHYLGESSRSLASVKFTADYIKAFDEETAKAKDSAALIKAMQKRYPKLGEESSLELSAKVAKGEMKW from the coding sequence ATGATCGGCTTCACTACCCTCAAGCGCGTTTTACTGGCCACCGCCACCCTCGGTTTCGCGGCCCACGCCGCTGCCGCCAATCTGACCCTGGATGTCTACAACCCGGGCACCAATGCGATCTTCCCGGTGACTTCGGTGCTGGTCAGCGGCGAGAAAGACGCGATTCTGGTCGATGCACAATTCGGCAAGGCCCAGGCCGAGCAGGTGGTGGAGAAGATCCGCGCCAGCGGCAAGCACCTGACCACCATTTACATCAGCCACGGTGACCCGGATTACTACTTCGGCCTCGACACCCTGACCCAGGCCTTCCCCGACGCCGAAGTGCTGGCCTCGCAGCCGACCGTGGACCACATCAACAAAACCGTCGCCGGCAAACTCGCCTTCTGGGGCCCGAAAATGGGCGCCGACGTACCGGCCAAAACCATCGTGCCGGGCGTGCTCAAGGGCGACAGCCTGATGCTCGAAGGGCAGAAGTTGCAGGTGGTCGGTCTTGAAGGCAAACAACCGGATCGCAGCTTCGTGTGGATTCCGTCGCTCAAGGCTGTGGTCGGTGGCGTCGTGGTCGCCGAGAACATTCATGTGTGGATGGCCGATACCCAGACCGCGCAATCCCACGCCGACTGGCTGCAAACCCTGCACTCGATCGAAACCCTGAAGCCGAAAACCGTGGTGCCGGGTCACTACCTGGGCGAGAGCAGCCGCTCTTTGGCCAGCGTGAAATTCACCGCCGACTACATTAAGGCTTTCGATGAAGAAACCGCCAAGGCCAAGGATTCCGCCGCACTGATCAAGGCCATGCAGAAGCGCTACCCGAAACTCGGCGAAGAAAGTTCGCTGGAACTGAGCGCCAAAGTCGCCAAGGGCGAGATGAAGTGGTAA
- a CDS encoding NAD(P)-dependent oxidoreductase, translating into MSKIAIIGATGRAGSQLLEEALRRGHSVTAIARDTSKIGSRAGVVSKNVDVLDSAALQAAVAGHDVVISAAHFATVPASALVGPVKQAGVKRLLVVGGAGSLLLPDDTRVIDSAGFPAEYKTEASAGAAFLDALRQEKDLDWTFLSPSAEFVEGERTGTFRVGKDHLLFSAEGRSWITFADYAIALIDEVETPKHSRQRFTVGY; encoded by the coding sequence ATGAGCAAGATCGCAATCATTGGTGCCACCGGCCGTGCCGGTAGCCAACTGCTGGAAGAAGCCCTGCGTCGCGGGCATAGCGTCACTGCCATCGCCCGCGACACCTCGAAGATCGGCTCGCGTGCCGGTGTGGTCAGCAAGAATGTCGATGTGCTGGATTCGGCGGCGCTGCAAGCCGCAGTCGCCGGTCACGACGTGGTGATCAGCGCCGCGCACTTCGCCACGGTACCGGCCAGTGCTCTGGTCGGCCCGGTGAAGCAGGCGGGTGTGAAGCGTCTGCTGGTGGTTGGCGGTGCCGGTTCGCTGTTGCTGCCGGACGACACCCGAGTGATCGACAGCGCCGGTTTCCCCGCTGAGTACAAAACCGAGGCCAGCGCTGGCGCGGCGTTTCTTGATGCCTTGCGTCAGGAGAAGGATCTGGACTGGACTTTCCTCTCGCCATCGGCAGAGTTCGTCGAAGGTGAGCGCACCGGTACCTTCCGCGTTGGCAAGGACCATTTGCTGTTCAGTGCTGAAGGTCGCAGCTGGATCACCTTCGCCGATTACGCGATTGCGCTGATTGACGAAGTGGAAACGCCGAAGCATTCGCGTCAGCGGTTTACGGTCGGGTATTAA
- a CDS encoding ABC transporter substrate-binding protein yields the protein MGEHDLNRRQFIKTVGVASVAAAALSMPFIRASASASDTRFAGKTLRLLTWSDDTGLAALRNIAATFEAKTGAKVIADRTGSTSEMVAKLKAGGDRPQYDIITLAGVGAEGLAAAGLLEKPDLNRIPNLIDVPEKYRTGANGHGIGYLLWCNSLVYSTRTLKQAPDSYAALWDADLAPNIFLPPPNWTEAMDLIIIAAKLAGGDEHNIEPGFKKLAELKDRVVTLGENPNQIAELFRTGSLDMGGLYAPAFFPKQIRDPNYGLGATFGMKEGFYTDLMLSVMPKNRPGDIDLAYAFIDHSLDPLVQGKMAEDIFNGPVNAKAIISAEARKSPYILTPEQIAEKAIMHDNAFLATVHDQWIRRYTEIFSS from the coding sequence ATGGGCGAGCACGATCTGAACAGGCGTCAATTCATTAAAACCGTGGGCGTCGCCTCGGTAGCGGCGGCGGCCCTGAGCATGCCCTTCATCCGGGCCAGCGCCAGCGCCAGCGACACGCGGTTCGCCGGCAAGACCTTGCGTTTGCTGACCTGGTCGGATGACACCGGCCTCGCCGCACTGCGCAACATTGCCGCCACCTTCGAGGCCAAGACCGGCGCCAAGGTCATCGCCGACCGCACCGGCAGCACCTCGGAAATGGTCGCCAAACTCAAGGCCGGCGGTGATCGTCCGCAGTACGACATCATCACCCTGGCTGGGGTCGGCGCCGAAGGTCTGGCCGCTGCGGGGCTGCTGGAGAAACCCGACCTCAACCGGATTCCCAACCTGATCGACGTACCGGAAAAATACCGCACCGGCGCCAACGGGCACGGCATCGGTTACCTGCTGTGGTGCAACAGTCTGGTCTACAGCACTCGCACCCTCAAACAGGCACCGGACAGTTATGCCGCGCTGTGGGATGCCGATCTGGCGCCGAACATTTTCCTGCCGCCGCCGAACTGGACCGAGGCGATGGACCTGATCATCATCGCCGCGAAACTGGCCGGCGGTGACGAACACAACATCGAGCCGGGCTTCAAGAAACTCGCAGAGCTGAAAGATCGCGTGGTCACCCTCGGCGAGAACCCGAACCAGATCGCCGAACTGTTCCGCACCGGGTCGTTGGACATGGGTGGGCTGTACGCCCCGGCATTCTTCCCCAAGCAGATCCGCGATCCGAACTACGGCCTCGGTGCCACATTCGGCATGAAGGAAGGTTTCTACACCGACCTGATGCTCTCGGTGATGCCGAAGAACCGGCCGGGCGACATCGACCTGGCCTACGCCTTCATCGACCACTCTCTCGACCCGCTGGTGCAGGGCAAGATGGCCGAAGACATCTTCAACGGCCCGGTCAACGCCAAGGCGATCATCTCCGCGGAAGCGCGCAAGAGCCCGTACATCCTCACGCCGGAGCAGATTGCCGAGAAGGCGATCATGCACGACAACGCCTTCCTGGCGACCGTGCATGACCAATGGATTCGTCGCTATACGGAAATTTTTTCTTCCTGA
- a CDS encoding aldehyde dehydrogenase family protein has product MINFPTTLDGLYINGQWSAGREHLRVINPATEALLTTVNGGDESAVDLAVSAATEAFKHWSKTSGAERGAILRNIANGVRNGRDHLMKLQSSNNGKPQFEAAIDVDDVIATFEYYAELAEGLDAQLDSNVALPSDDFSARLRREPCGVVGLIVPWNFPMVTTAWKLAPALAAGCCVVLKPSEVTPLPELELAAIIAESGLPDGVFNLVCGTGLAVGAPLSADPRIAKISFTGSNAVGVQVMQRAAETVKGVSLELGGKSSLLVLEDADLELAVELACGGGFFNAGQMCSATSRVLVADELADEFLERLQKRAQAIRVADPFDPDVEMGALVNQAQYQRVLGHIDRGLSAGAKLVCGGNRPAHLPRGYFLQPTVFTDVPLDSALWCEEIFGPVLCVRSFSSEAEAIALANDSQFGLVASVVTRNAETADRVANALQAGLVWLNAPQVIFPQTAWGGYKQSSIGRELGPWGLAAFQEIKHVIRAL; this is encoded by the coding sequence ATGATCAATTTCCCAACCACACTCGATGGCCTGTACATCAATGGCCAATGGTCGGCCGGTCGCGAGCATTTGCGGGTGATCAATCCGGCGACCGAAGCGCTGCTGACCACGGTCAATGGCGGCGATGAAAGCGCGGTCGATCTGGCCGTCAGCGCGGCCACTGAAGCGTTCAAGCACTGGTCGAAAACCAGCGGTGCCGAGCGCGGTGCGATCCTGCGCAACATCGCCAACGGCGTGCGCAACGGTCGCGACCACCTGATGAAGTTGCAGTCGAGCAACAACGGCAAACCGCAATTCGAAGCGGCGATCGACGTCGATGATGTGATCGCCACGTTCGAGTATTACGCCGAATTGGCCGAAGGCCTCGACGCACAACTCGACAGCAACGTGGCGCTGCCCAGCGATGACTTCAGCGCGCGTCTGCGTCGTGAACCGTGCGGTGTGGTCGGGCTGATCGTGCCGTGGAATTTCCCGATGGTCACCACCGCGTGGAAGCTCGCCCCGGCCTTGGCCGCCGGTTGCTGCGTGGTGCTCAAACCGTCGGAAGTCACGCCGCTGCCGGAGCTGGAACTGGCGGCGATCATTGCCGAGTCCGGCTTGCCCGACGGTGTGTTCAACCTGGTTTGCGGCACCGGTCTGGCGGTCGGTGCACCGCTGTCGGCGGACCCGCGCATCGCCAAGATTTCCTTCACCGGCAGCAATGCCGTCGGCGTGCAGGTGATGCAGCGCGCCGCCGAAACGGTGAAGGGCGTGAGCCTGGAACTGGGCGGCAAATCTTCGCTGCTGGTGCTTGAAGATGCCGATTTGGAACTGGCGGTGGAACTGGCCTGCGGCGGCGGTTTCTTCAACGCCGGGCAAATGTGTTCGGCCACCAGCCGGGTGCTGGTCGCCGATGAGCTGGCCGATGAGTTTCTTGAGCGTCTGCAAAAGCGCGCACAAGCGATTCGCGTGGCCGATCCGTTCGACCCGGACGTGGAGATGGGCGCGCTGGTCAATCAGGCGCAATACCAGCGCGTGCTCGGCCACATCGACCGCGGTTTGAGTGCCGGGGCGAAGCTGGTGTGCGGCGGCAATCGTCCGGCGCATCTGCCGCGCGGCTATTTTTTGCAGCCGACGGTGTTCACCGATGTGCCCCTCGACAGTGCGTTGTGGTGTGAAGAGATTTTCGGCCCGGTGCTCTGCGTGCGCAGTTTCAGCAGCGAAGCCGAGGCGATTGCCCTGGCCAACGACAGCCAGTTCGGGCTGGTCGCCAGTGTGGTGACGCGTAACGCCGAGACTGCCGACCGCGTCGCCAACGCCCTGCAGGCGGGGCTTGTATGGCTCAACGCGCCGCAAGTGATCTTCCCGCAGACGGCGTGGGGCGGCTACAAGCAGAGCAGCATCGGCCGTGAATTGGGGCCGTGGGGCCTGGCCGCGTTTCAGGAAATCAAACACGTGATCCGGGCGCTCTGA
- a CDS encoding ABC transporter permease: MSTLTNKRMALLPGDTGKLAGILSGFILLLAVLPILTMIVMSFSGASNLDFPPSSYSLQWYKAAWHTFVSPDASDVLSLGQAMATSLLVSCLTMVFATLIAVPAAYALTRCEFRGKAVALQLMSLPLVFPMVVLGLALLLVFDSLPFHLTTSRLVIAHVILALPFVVKNCTAAMLSIGSEVEEAARMLGASPLRAIVDVVVPLMKSGILAGMLLAFIVSFNEFTVTYFLYTIDVMTVPIWMYSRTVSSLDPTVFSFAVLIVLIDFVLIWALEKLVGEGGVSF; this comes from the coding sequence ATGAGTACCCTGACCAACAAGCGCATGGCGCTGCTGCCCGGCGACACCGGCAAGCTCGCCGGAATCCTCTCCGGGTTCATTCTGCTGCTGGCGGTGTTGCCGATCCTGACCATGATCGTCATGTCGTTCAGCGGTGCGTCGAACCTCGACTTCCCGCCGAGCAGCTACAGCCTGCAATGGTACAAGGCGGCCTGGCACACCTTCGTCTCGCCAGACGCCAGCGACGTGCTGAGTCTCGGTCAGGCCATGGCTACCAGCCTGCTGGTGTCGTGCCTGACCATGGTTTTCGCCACGCTGATCGCGGTGCCTGCCGCCTATGCGCTGACCCGTTGCGAGTTCCGTGGCAAAGCCGTGGCGCTGCAACTGATGTCGCTGCCGCTGGTGTTTCCGATGGTGGTGTTGGGACTGGCGTTGCTGCTGGTGTTCGACAGCCTGCCGTTTCACCTGACCACCTCGCGACTGGTGATTGCCCACGTGATTCTGGCGCTGCCGTTCGTGGTGAAAAACTGCACCGCCGCCATGCTCTCCATCGGCAGTGAAGTCGAGGAAGCCGCGCGGATGCTCGGCGCCTCACCGCTGCGGGCGATTGTCGACGTGGTGGTGCCGTTGATGAAGTCGGGGATTCTGGCGGGGATGCTGCTGGCGTTCATCGTCTCGTTCAACGAATTCACCGTCACCTATTTCCTCTACACCATCGACGTCATGACCGTGCCGATCTGGATGTACAGCCGCACCGTGTCATCGCTCGACCCTACCGTGTTCTCGTTTGCCGTGCTGATCGTGCTGATCGACTTCGTCCTGATCTGGGCGCTGGAGAAACTGGTGGGCGAGGGCGGCGTTTCCTTTTGA
- a CDS encoding ABC transporter ATP-binding protein: MTGLILENVEKFYGSACAVQDVNLHLPEGQLVCFLGPSGCGKTTLLRMIAGLETLTGGEIRLDGENIGHTPAHLRNFGMVFQSLALFPHMTVGENIAYPLKLRGVSKAEQQARVVELLELIQLQAMIDRPVAKLSGGQRQRVAIARAIASRPKILLLDEPLSALDAKLRESMQVEIRQLQQRLNITTIMVTHDQREAMTMADIVVVLGEHKVQQVGTPIEIYRHPANEFVADFIGSGNIFPATALGDGKVSLPGGDALQVPICSSIEVGQKVKMLIRPEDLQLSAPQATAGNRLLGKVTFVRDIGATIETTVECSGVTFTALSTPCQGIGLGIGHPVSVTLPSEACRVLGA; encoded by the coding sequence ATGACTGGTCTGATTCTGGAAAACGTCGAGAAATTCTACGGCTCGGCTTGCGCGGTACAGGACGTCAATCTGCATTTGCCGGAAGGCCAACTGGTGTGTTTTCTCGGCCCCTCGGGCTGCGGCAAAACCACCTTGCTGCGGATGATCGCCGGGCTGGAAACCCTCACCGGCGGCGAGATTCGCCTGGATGGCGAGAACATCGGCCACACCCCCGCGCACCTGCGCAACTTCGGCATGGTGTTCCAGTCGCTGGCGCTGTTCCCGCACATGACCGTCGGCGAGAACATCGCCTACCCGCTGAAACTGCGCGGCGTGAGCAAGGCCGAGCAGCAGGCGCGGGTGGTGGAATTGCTGGAGTTGATCCAGTTGCAGGCGATGATCGACCGGCCGGTGGCGAAACTCTCCGGCGGGCAACGGCAGCGGGTGGCGATTGCCCGGGCCATCGCCTCGCGGCCGAAAATCCTCCTGCTCGACGAACCGTTGTCGGCGCTGGACGCCAAGCTGCGCGAGTCGATGCAGGTGGAAATCCGCCAGTTGCAGCAGCGTTTGAACATCACCACGATCATGGTCACCCACGATCAGCGCGAAGCCATGACCATGGCCGACATCGTCGTGGTGCTGGGCGAGCACAAGGTGCAGCAGGTGGGCACACCGATCGAAATCTATCGGCATCCGGCCAACGAGTTCGTTGCCGACTTCATCGGTTCGGGCAACATTTTTCCGGCCACGGCGCTGGGTGACGGCAAGGTCAGTTTGCCGGGCGGTGATGCGCTGCAAGTGCCGATCTGCAGCAGCATCGAAGTGGGGCAGAAGGTGAAGATGCTGATTCGTCCGGAGGATCTGCAACTGTCCGCGCCACAAGCCACGGCGGGTAATCGCTTGCTCGGCAAGGTGACGTTCGTGCGCGATATCGGCGCGACCATCGAGACCACGGTGGAGTGTTCCGGGGTGACGTTCACCGCGTTGAGTACGCCGTGTCAGGGGATCGGTTTGGGGATCGGGCATCCGGTGTCGGTGACGTTGCCGAGCGAGGCGTGTCGAGTGTTGGGGGCTTGA